One genomic segment of Micromonospora sp. WMMC415 includes these proteins:
- a CDS encoding LacI family DNA-binding transcriptional regulator yields the protein MKRPTIADVARRAGVSKGAVSYALNGQPGVSETTRQRILAVAAEIGFSRSSAARALSGATSDAIGLALCRPARTLGIEPFFMELISGVEAELSARSYALTLQVVADQDAEIAVYRRWWGERRVDGVLVCDLRTDDRRVPVLEELGLPAVVIGGPGGTGRLANVWSDDAAALVETMEYLVALGHRRIARVGGLPELLHTSIRTEAFTEVRRRLDLPDAVTVSSDYTGEEGARATRRLLSSPARPTAVIYDNDVMAIAGLSVAQEMGLAVPGDLSIVAWDDSPLCRLVHPPLTALGRDIPAYGAHAARQLLAVVGGSPVGGFQDETAHLTPRGSTASPPRLD from the coding sequence GTGAAGCGGCCGACCATCGCCGACGTCGCGCGCCGGGCCGGGGTCTCGAAGGGAGCGGTCTCCTACGCGCTCAACGGCCAGCCCGGCGTCTCGGAGACGACCCGGCAACGCATCCTCGCCGTCGCGGCGGAGATCGGCTTCAGCCGCAGCAGCGCCGCCCGGGCGCTCTCCGGCGCCACCTCGGACGCCATCGGCCTGGCGTTGTGCCGGCCCGCCCGCACCCTCGGGATCGAGCCGTTCTTCATGGAGCTGATCAGCGGCGTCGAGGCGGAGCTCTCCGCCCGGTCGTACGCGCTGACCCTCCAGGTGGTCGCCGACCAGGACGCCGAGATCGCCGTCTACCGCCGCTGGTGGGGCGAACGGCGGGTGGACGGGGTGCTCGTGTGCGACCTGCGCACCGACGACCGGCGCGTCCCCGTCCTGGAGGAGCTGGGCCTGCCCGCCGTCGTGATCGGCGGGCCCGGCGGCACCGGGCGGCTGGCCAACGTCTGGTCCGACGACGCGGCGGCCCTGGTGGAGACCATGGAGTACCTGGTCGCCCTCGGCCACCGCCGCATCGCCCGGGTGGGCGGCCTGCCCGAGCTGCTGCACACGTCCATCCGCACCGAGGCCTTCACCGAGGTGCGCCGGCGGCTCGACCTGCCCGACGCGGTCACCGTCTCGTCCGACTACACCGGCGAGGAGGGCGCCCGCGCCACCCGCCGCCTGCTCAGCTCGCCCGCGCGGCCCACCGCCGTCATCTACGACAACGACGTGATGGCGATCGCCGGGCTGTCGGTGGCGCAGGAGATGGGGCTCGCCGTCCCGGGCGACCTGTCCATCGTGGCGTGGGACGACTCACCGCTGTGCCGGCTCGTGCACCCGCCGCTGACGGCGCTGGGTCGGGACATCCCCGCGTACGGCGCCCACGCCGCCCGCCAACTGCTGGCGGTGGTCGGCGGGTCGCCGGTCGGCGGGTTCCAGGACGAGACCGCGCACCTCACCCCGCGCGGCAGCACCGCGTCGCCACCCCGGCTTGACTGA
- a CDS encoding glycoside hydrolase family 2 protein: MTPLHEGWTLRALPGPEVPAAVAGRVVPATVPGCVHTDLLAAGLVPDPYLDDNETRLAWIGRTDWVYETTFDRPSGGHQRLDLVCAGLDTVATATLNGAEVGRTENMHRGYRFDVTALLRAGNNALAVRFDSPYRYAEAHRDRLGDRPNAYPEPFPFIRKMACNFGWDWGPTVVTAGIWREIGLHGWSTARLRTVRPLVTVAGGEGRVELHVDVERAADVPVTVRASVAGADAEARIEAGEHRAVLTLTVRDPQLWWPRGYGDQARHTLDVALADGDGAVLDTWRRRIGFRSVRVDTAPDAHGAPFTLHVNDTPIFVRGVNWIPDDAFPSRITRQRLARRFDQAAGANINLLRVWGGGRYESEDFYELADERGLLVQQDFLFACAAYPEEEPIAAEVAAEAAEQVVRLAPHPSLVLWTGNNENIWGWHDWDWQEPLAGRSWGRGYYLDLLPRIVAELDPTRPYWPGSPWSGSEDIHPNDPAYGTTHIWDVWNTADYLTYREYVPRFVAEFGWQAPPAYATLRRALTDEPLAHDSPGMVHHQKATDGDRKLRRGLDAHLPAPRDFDDWHYFTQLVQARAIQVGVEHFRSHRDHCTGTIVWQLNDCWPVTSWSAVDGDGRRKPLWYALRRAYADRLLTVQPRDGGLALVAVNETGSPWRTGATVTRLTLAGEPRAKTAVELDVPPYSSVVRALPAELARPEEARRELLLAEAGEEAERALWFYAEDRDVAWPAAGYDATVEPADGGHRVRVSARTILRDLTLFPDRLDPSAEVDEALVTLLPGESVTFTVRADTPLDPAALTRRPTLRCVND; encoded by the coding sequence GTGACCCCGTTGCACGAGGGCTGGACCCTGCGGGCGCTGCCCGGACCGGAGGTGCCGGCCGCGGTCGCCGGCCGGGTGGTGCCGGCCACCGTCCCCGGCTGCGTCCACACCGACCTGCTCGCCGCCGGGCTCGTCCCGGACCCGTACCTCGACGACAACGAGACGCGGCTCGCCTGGATCGGGCGCACCGACTGGGTGTACGAGACGACGTTCGACCGGCCGTCGGGCGGGCACCAGCGCCTCGACCTGGTCTGCGCCGGCCTGGACACGGTCGCCACGGCGACCCTCAACGGCGCCGAGGTCGGCCGCACCGAGAACATGCACCGCGGGTACCGCTTCGACGTCACCGCCCTGCTGCGGGCCGGGAACAACGCCCTCGCCGTCCGCTTCGACTCGCCGTACCGGTACGCCGAGGCACACCGTGACCGGCTCGGCGACCGGCCCAACGCGTACCCCGAGCCGTTCCCCTTCATCCGGAAGATGGCCTGCAACTTCGGGTGGGACTGGGGGCCCACGGTGGTCACCGCCGGCATCTGGCGGGAGATCGGCCTGCACGGCTGGTCCACCGCCCGGCTGCGGACCGTCCGCCCGCTGGTCACCGTCGCCGGCGGCGAGGGCCGGGTCGAGCTGCACGTCGACGTGGAGCGCGCCGCCGACGTGCCGGTCACCGTCCGCGCCTCCGTCGCCGGTGCCGACGCCGAGGCGCGGATCGAGGCGGGGGAGCATCGGGCCGTCCTGACCCTCACCGTCCGCGACCCGCAGCTGTGGTGGCCCCGGGGGTACGGCGACCAGGCGCGCCACACCCTGGACGTGGCCCTCGCCGACGGTGACGGCGCCGTGCTCGACACCTGGCGGCGGCGCATCGGCTTCCGGTCGGTACGGGTCGACACCGCCCCCGACGCGCACGGCGCCCCGTTCACCCTGCACGTCAACGACACCCCGATCTTCGTCCGGGGCGTGAACTGGATCCCCGACGACGCCTTCCCCAGCCGGATCACCCGCCAGCGGCTGGCGCGGCGCTTCGACCAGGCCGCCGGCGCCAACATCAACCTGCTGCGGGTGTGGGGCGGCGGCCGGTACGAGTCGGAGGACTTCTACGAGCTGGCCGACGAGCGCGGCCTCCTGGTGCAGCAGGACTTCCTCTTCGCCTGCGCCGCGTACCCCGAAGAGGAGCCGATCGCCGCCGAGGTCGCCGCGGAGGCGGCCGAGCAGGTGGTCCGCCTCGCGCCGCACCCGTCGCTGGTGCTGTGGACCGGCAACAACGAGAACATCTGGGGCTGGCACGACTGGGACTGGCAGGAGCCGCTCGCCGGGCGCAGCTGGGGCCGCGGCTACTACCTGGACCTGCTGCCCCGGATCGTCGCCGAGCTGGACCCGACCCGCCCCTACTGGCCGGGCAGCCCCTGGTCCGGCAGCGAGGACATCCACCCCAACGATCCCGCCTACGGGACCACGCACATCTGGGACGTCTGGAACACCGCCGACTACCTGACGTACCGCGAGTACGTGCCCCGCTTCGTCGCCGAGTTCGGCTGGCAGGCGCCCCCGGCGTACGCGACGCTGCGCCGGGCGCTGACCGACGAGCCGCTCGCCCACGACTCACCCGGCATGGTCCACCACCAGAAGGCGACCGACGGCGACCGCAAGCTGCGCCGGGGTCTCGACGCCCACCTGCCGGCCCCGCGCGACTTCGACGACTGGCACTACTTCACCCAGCTCGTCCAGGCCCGCGCGATCCAGGTCGGGGTGGAGCACTTCCGCTCCCACCGGGACCACTGCACCGGCACCATCGTGTGGCAGCTGAACGACTGCTGGCCGGTCACCTCCTGGTCCGCGGTCGACGGCGACGGCCGGCGCAAACCGCTGTGGTACGCGCTGCGCCGGGCGTACGCCGACCGGCTGCTCACCGTCCAACCCCGCGACGGCGGGCTGGCGCTGGTCGCGGTGAACGAGACCGGTTCGCCGTGGCGGACCGGGGCGACGGTCACCCGGCTGACCCTGGCCGGTGAGCCGCGGGCGAAGACCGCGGTCGAGCTGGACGTGCCGCCGTACTCCTCGGTGGTGCGGGCGCTGCCGGCGGAGCTGGCGCGGCCGGAGGAGGCCCGCCGGGAGCTGCTGCTCGCCGAGGCGGGGGAGGAGGCCGAGCGGGCGCTCTGGTTCTACGCCGAGGATCGCGACGTCGCGTGGCCGGCGGCCGGGTACGACGCGACGGTCGAGCCGGCCGACGGCGGCCACCGGGTCCGGGTCTCCGCGCGGACGATCCTGCGTGACCTGACCCTGTTCCCGGACCGCCTCGATCCGTCGGCCGAAGTCGACGAGGCACTGGTGACGCTGCTGCCCGGCGAGTCCGTCACCTTCACCGTCCGCGCGGACACCCCACTGGACCCCGCCGCGCTCACCCGCCGCCCGACCCTCCGCTGCGTGAACGACTGA
- the ilvD gene encoding dihydroxy-acid dehydratase, with protein MPELRSKTSTHGRTMAGARALWRATGMTDDDFGKPIVAIANSFTQFVPGHVHLKDLGGLVADAVAEAGGVGREFNTIAVDDGIAMGHGGMLYSLPSRELIADAVEYMVNAHCADALVCISNCDKITPGMLLAALRLNIPTVFVSGGPMEAGKTVAIEGVVHSKIDLIDAMIAASNEAVTEDQLGAIERSACPTCGSCSGMFTANSMNCLTEAIGLALPGNGSTLATHATRRSLFVEAGRTVVEIAKRWYDGDDASVLPRSVASRPAFENAVALDVAMGGSTNTILHLLAAAREAELDFSVADIDAISRRVPCLAKVAPNSPQYHMEDVHRAGGIPAILGELDRAGLLNREVHAVHSPSLDRWLADWDVRGRTAVPEAVELFHAAPGGVRTTEPFSTTNRWSSLDTDATGGCIRDRAHAYSADGGLAILHGNLAPDGCVVKTAGVPEECLTFRGPAKVYESQDDAVSAILAKDVVAGDVVVIRYEGPKGGPGMQEMLYPTSFLKGRGLGRACALLTDGRFSGGTSGLSIGHVSPEAASGGLIALVEEGDEIVIDIPGRSIELNVPDDVLQARRIAQEKRDRPYTPVDRQRPVSAALRAYASMATSASDGAYRRVPE; from the coding sequence CTCCACGCACGGTCGGACGATGGCCGGCGCCCGGGCCCTGTGGCGGGCCACCGGGATGACCGACGACGACTTCGGCAAGCCGATCGTCGCCATCGCCAACAGCTTCACCCAGTTCGTCCCCGGTCACGTCCACCTCAAGGACCTCGGCGGGCTCGTCGCCGACGCGGTGGCCGAGGCCGGCGGGGTCGGCCGCGAGTTCAACACCATCGCGGTCGACGACGGCATCGCGATGGGCCACGGCGGGATGCTCTACTCGCTGCCCAGCCGGGAGCTGATCGCCGATGCCGTGGAGTACATGGTCAACGCCCACTGCGCGGACGCCCTGGTCTGCATCTCCAACTGCGACAAGATCACGCCGGGGATGCTGCTGGCCGCGCTCCGGCTGAACATCCCGACCGTCTTCGTCTCCGGCGGGCCGATGGAGGCCGGCAAGACGGTCGCGATCGAGGGCGTGGTCCACTCCAAGATCGACCTGATCGACGCGATGATCGCCGCCTCCAACGAGGCGGTCACCGAGGACCAGCTCGGGGCCATCGAACGCTCCGCCTGCCCGACCTGCGGCTCCTGCTCCGGCATGTTCACGGCCAACTCGATGAACTGCCTCACCGAGGCCATCGGCCTGGCGCTGCCGGGCAACGGCTCGACCCTCGCCACCCACGCCACGCGCCGGTCGCTCTTCGTCGAGGCCGGGCGCACCGTCGTGGAGATCGCCAAGCGGTGGTACGACGGCGACGACGCCTCCGTGCTGCCCCGGTCGGTCGCCAGCCGCCCGGCATTCGAGAACGCGGTGGCCCTGGACGTGGCGATGGGCGGATCGACGAACACGATCCTGCACCTGCTCGCCGCCGCGCGGGAGGCCGAGCTGGACTTCTCGGTCGCCGACATCGACGCCATCTCCCGGCGGGTGCCCTGCCTCGCCAAGGTCGCACCGAACTCGCCGCAGTACCACATGGAGGACGTGCACCGGGCCGGCGGCATCCCGGCCATCCTGGGCGAGCTGGACCGCGCCGGCCTGCTCAACCGGGAGGTGCACGCCGTGCACTCCCCCTCACTGGACCGCTGGCTGGCCGACTGGGACGTGCGCGGCAGAACGGCGGTCCCGGAGGCCGTCGAGCTGTTCCACGCCGCCCCGGGCGGGGTCCGCACCACCGAGCCGTTCTCCACCACCAACCGCTGGTCGTCGCTGGACACCGACGCGACGGGCGGCTGCATCCGTGACCGTGCGCACGCGTACAGCGCCGACGGCGGGCTGGCCATCCTGCACGGCAACCTCGCGCCGGACGGCTGCGTGGTGAAGACCGCCGGCGTGCCCGAGGAGTGCCTGACGTTCCGTGGCCCGGCGAAGGTGTACGAGTCCCAGGACGACGCGGTGTCGGCGATCCTGGCGAAGGACGTCGTCGCCGGTGACGTGGTGGTGATCCGGTACGAGGGGCCGAAGGGCGGCCCGGGCATGCAGGAGATGCTCTACCCCACCTCGTTCCTCAAGGGCCGCGGGCTGGGCCGGGCCTGCGCGCTGCTCACCGACGGTCGGTTCTCCGGCGGCACCTCCGGGCTGTCCATCGGGCACGTCTCACCGGAGGCGGCCTCCGGCGGCCTGATCGCGCTGGTCGAGGAGGGCGACGAGATCGTCATCGACATCCCGGGGCGCTCCATCGAGCTGAACGTGCCGGACGACGTGCTCCAGGCCCGCCGGATCGCCCAGGAGAAGCGGGACCGCCCGTACACCCCGGTCGACCGGCAGCGCCCGGTGTCGGCGGCGTTGCGCGCGTACGCCTCGATGGCCACCTCGGCCAGCGACGGCGCCTACCGCCGCGTCCCCGAGTGA